Proteins from one Fragaria vesca subsp. vesca linkage group LG6, FraVesHawaii_1.0, whole genome shotgun sequence genomic window:
- the LOC101304987 gene encoding nodulation receptor kinase-like, translated as MSAPLAAILGGAAGAVALVGIIIILVGFCLRNRSVSRTSETGSSDPSVQVGTHGGVELSIRETRRFQMEELSLATKNFSDKNLIGEGKFGEVYMGFLHDGMLVAIKKRPGLPSQEFTNEVNYLSAIQHRNIVSLLGYCQENNLQFLVYEYIHSGSVSSHLYGTGQHVREKLEFKNRLSIALGAAKGLAYLHSLSPRLVHKNFRTANVLVDENFIAKVADAGIRNFLGKDMAGPSSQVIADEIFLSPEVREFRRFSEKSDVYSFGIFLLELVSGREAAKLTSADTNQDIVEWVQNIQDVGNISSIIDDRLGNIFTAEAMEKLIQLIIRCVEGSSERRPTMSHVVTELEGILEKEMSLTTIMGEGTSTVIPGSQLFRATK; from the exons ATGTCAGCGCCTCTTGCAGCAATACTTGGAGGTGCTGCAGGAGCCGTGGCATTGGTGGGGATAATTATCATACTTGTTGGGTTCTGTCTTCGCAATAGGAGCGTTTCGAGAACTTCTGAGACAGGTTCTTCTGATCCATCTGTTCAAG TTGGAACACATGGTGGGGTTGAGTTGTCAATTCGAGAAACAAGGCGTTTTCAGATGGAAGAATTGTCTCTGGCCACAAAAAATTTTAGTGATAAAAATTTGATTGGGGAAGGAAAATTTGGGGAGGTGTATATGGGTTTTCTTCATGACGGAATGCTTGTAGCCATCAAAAAGCGACCTGGATTGCCTAGTCAGGAGTTTACCAATGAG GTAAACTATCTGTCAGCTATTCAGCACAGGAATATTGTTTCTCTCTTGGGCTACTGCCAGGAAAATAATCTGCAGTTTCTTGTGTATGAGTATATTCATAGTGGAAGTGTTTCCAGTCACTTATATG GCACTGGTCAGCATGTTCGTGAAAAGCTAGAATTCAAGAATCGACTATCAATAGCTCTAGGGGCAGCTAAAG GCTTGGCTTACCTTCACTCTTTAAGTCCTCGTCTGGTGCATAAGAACTTTAGAACAGCCAATGTTCTTGTGGATGAAAATTTTATTGCTAAGGTTGCAGATGCAGGAATTCGCAATTTCTTGGGAAAAGATATGGCAGGCCCATCTTCTCAAGTTATTGCTGATGAGATATTCCTCTCTCCAGA GGTAAGAGAATTTAGAAGATTTTCTGAAAAAAGTGATGTATATAGCTTTGGAATATTCCTTTTGGAGTTGGTAAGTGGCAGAGAAGCAGCAAAATTGACATCTGCTGACACGAATCAGGACATTGTTGAATGG GTGCAAAATATCCAAGACGTTGGCAATATTTCCAGCATCATCGATGACAGATTAGGGAATATCTTCACAGCTGAAGCTATGGAAAAGTTGATTCAGTTGATAATAAGATGTGTAGAAGGTTCAAGTGAGAGGCGACCAACAATGAGCCATGTGGTAACGGAACTAGAAGGAATACTTGAGAAAGAGATGAGCTTGACAACAATCATGGGGGAAGGAACCTCGACTGTGATCCCAGGAAGTCAGTTATTCAGAGCAACAAAATGA